Within the Saccharomonospora amisosensis genome, the region CATCGGGGCGCCGAGCGCGGCGCCCGCCGTTGTGGCCGTGCCGACCAGGCCCGCCGCGCCGTAGCCACGGCCCAGTTCGCTGACGACGTGCAGTGTCAGCGTGATTCCGGTAGCGGTCATCGGCAGCCGGATGAGGAACAGCACGAGCATCGAGCTGGGGACGCCCTTGATACGTAGCAGACGGGCGTAGCGCTGTAACGGCACGACCTTGACCCAATCGCAACCTGGTACGGCCGTGCAACTTCCTTTCAGCGCTCGAGGTCCTTGGTGCGACTGGTTCGTGCTGAACCGAGGCCCGCGGAGCTACTTCGCCGAGATCGAGCAGGCCTCCTGCGAATCGTCGGATCGCGTGTTCGCCGATGCCGATGCCGACGCCGACGCGCAGCGCGAGTGCCTGGCTGGCAGCATCACTGGCCACACCAAGAAGGGCGTCCGCGAGCCGATGCTGGAGCGGGTCTTCGAGCACCGGCCCAACCTGGACAAGGCGTTCGGCAAGTAGGCCCTCCAACTCGGCCGGCCCCCGGCGGCTCGCCGGGGGCCGGTTTCGGCCGTGCCGTGACAGGGTGCTAATTAGTTCCGCTGAGTCCCATGCGAAGCGCACCCGCCGCTTCGGCGGTCGCCTCGGTGAACCGGGTTCCCACGCCGAGGAAGTTGACGTAGCCGTGAATCAGGTCGGACTGCCTGCTGAGAGCCACGGGTGCTCCGGCTTCCTCCAGCCTGGCCGCGTATTCCTCGCCCTCGTCGCGTAGCGGATCGAAACCCGCGGTCGCGATGTAGGCGGGCGGGAGCCCGCTCAGATCGTCGGCGAGCAGCGGCGAGAGCTTGGGGTCGTTTCGATCGACACCCGGCGGGGCGTAGTGGTCGAGGAACCACGTCATGTGCTCGTCGGTGAGGAAGAAGCGGTCGGCGAACAACTCGCGCGAGCGGCGCCGCTTCGAGGCGTCAAGGCCGGGATAGAACAGCAACTGGAACGCCGGTGCCGGCCCACCCCTGCGGGTCGTGACCTGCGCGGTGACGGCGGCGAGATTGCCACCCGCGCTGTCGCCGCCGACGGCGATGCGGTCGGCGTCGACACCCAGATCGGCGGCCTTGGCGTGTGCGAAGTCGAACGCCGCGAGGGCATCCTCCTGCGCGGCGGGGAACGGATGCTCCGGCGCCAGCCGGTACTCCACCGAAAGCACCCGCACGTCAGCGTGCTTGGCAAGGAAGCGGGCGGTGTTGTCGTGGCTGGCCCGGTTGCCGATGACCCAGCCTCCGCCGTGGAAGAACACCAGCAGCCCGGAGCCGGTGCGCAGCCCTTCGGGCGTATAGAGGGTCGCGGGCAGACCGCCGTGCTCGGTCGGGATGGTGACGTCGCTGGTGGCTACCGGCTGGATCGGCTTGCCGCCCACAAGGTGCCGGGAGGCGTCGAGCGCCGCACGTGACTTCCGCACCGAGTTGTCGGTGACCAGGGTGGCGCCGGAGAGCTGTTGCAGGCGCAGCAGCAGTTGGGCGTCCAACGCCAGTTCCTGGCCGTCGAGGTGCACCGGTCTGCCCGCTATCAGTCGGCGCAAGGGGCGGGGTAGTGCGTAGAGCAACTGGGCCGCGCCTGCCTGGATCCGGATCTGCGGCGGTATCGCCATGTGCCCTCCTCATCGCCGGTGACCCCTAGAGGCTACTCATCAGTAGGAGGCGATGCCAGGTCCGAGGGCCGTTGCCACAACTCGTGGCCCTCCACCTAACTCAAGCGTCTAGCCTCGGGTATGTGACTTCCACACGTGCGATCAAGGTGCTCGGTGTCGGCGGCTCGCTGCGAGCCGACTCGCAGTCGGAGCGAGCGTTGCGGATCGCCCTCGAAGGCGCGGCGGAGGCCGGGGCACGGACGGCCGCGGTCACCGGAGACGGGCTCGCCCTCCCGTTCTACGAGTCGGCCGTCGAGGATCGTGCGCCGCGGGCGATCGAGTTCGTGCAGGCCGTCAGGGAGGCCGACGGCTTGATCGTCGTCTCGCCCGGCTATCACGGCGCGCTGTCCGGGCTGGTCAAGAACGCGCTGGACTATGTCGAGGACCTGCGCCACGACGAGCGGCCATACCTGCACGGACGCGGTGTCGGCCTGATCGCGGTCGCGCACGGTTGGCAGGCCGCGGTTACCACGCTGAACCAGCTGCGCACGATAGCGCACGCGCTGCGCGGCTGGCCGACCCCACTCGGCGGGGCGGTCAATACCGCCGAGGTGAAGTTCGACGAGGCTGGTGGCGCTTCCGAGGACAAGATCGTGGCGAACCTGCGACTGATCGGCCGCCAGGTCGCCGAGTTCGGGTTCGGCCGCGCGAGCGGCTAGCGTTTCGCCTACTCCGCGACCGGGTAGCCCAAAAGCGTTGCGTG harbors:
- a CDS encoding alpha/beta hydrolase is translated as MAIPPQIRIQAGAAQLLYALPRPLRRLIAGRPVHLDGQELALDAQLLLRLQQLSGATLVTDNSVRKSRAALDASRHLVGGKPIQPVATSDVTIPTEHGGLPATLYTPEGLRTGSGLLVFFHGGGWVIGNRASHDNTARFLAKHADVRVLSVEYRLAPEHPFPAAQEDALAAFDFAHAKAADLGVDADRIAVGGDSAGGNLAAVTAQVTTRRGGPAPAFQLLFYPGLDASKRRRSRELFADRFFLTDEHMTWFLDHYAPPGVDRNDPKLSPLLADDLSGLPPAYIATAGFDPLRDEGEEYAARLEEAGAPVALSRQSDLIHGYVNFLGVGTRFTEATAEAAGALRMGLSGTN
- a CDS encoding NADPH-dependent FMN reductase → MTSTRAIKVLGVGGSLRADSQSERALRIALEGAAEAGARTAAVTGDGLALPFYESAVEDRAPRAIEFVQAVREADGLIVVSPGYHGALSGLVKNALDYVEDLRHDERPYLHGRGVGLIAVAHGWQAAVTTLNQLRTIAHALRGWPTPLGGAVNTAEVKFDEAGGASEDKIVANLRLIGRQVAEFGFGRASG